The Rubripirellula amarantea genome includes the window GGTCGTTCGTTCATTTGAATCGGATAACGTCCCGCATCACCGGGCCGGAAGTGTTGGTTTTCCATTTGTGATATCGCGCAAGCCCGGCTCCGTGTGCATGCGATGGTTATCCGCAGTCGTTCGCGAACCCAAACATCCGGCGGATATGGCGGATGCCATCTGAATCGAGATCAGATGCTCGATCTGCAATCCATCGGTCAACGAGTTGCATGCAGGACCGACGTTGATCAATCGTCATGAAATCAACCCCGAACCAAATGTCAGTGCCAAGGCAACCAGCTTGCGTGTAAGTTCGGTCAATGAAGTACCACCACGAGTCTTCTGTGTCGATGGCGGCGGCAGGCAGGCCGGAGGCTGTCACAAGGTCAGCATTGGCAGCAATCCAAGACTGCCAGTCGCTACGCCGGGTATGAATGGCTTTTCCAGGTCGTCGAAACGAGTTCATGTCGAAGCACAGAACGAGTGCGGTAAAGTCATTTCAGTCGGATAACGGTTCGGTTCAGCGGGCGGCGGGTGAAGACTTGCAAGCAAACAAAAACGGCAACCACCGCCGCTCCGTTGCAACCGTTGGTTATCCGCCGTCCACCATGTCGGACGGCGGTTTCATTGGCGTCCAGTCGTCATTGTACTGATGCAATCGTAACATTGGCAACGAATCGTCACCAACCCGCGCAACGATAGTCGCACCGATTGGCTTGGTCCAATGTGGGATTGTATCCGAAGGAGCGTCGTCCGTAATCGTCAAGTTGTCCAAAAGTGCCGGAACACCAATTCCGATATCCACCAAGACTCCGTTGGGAGCGTTTGCGATCACAATGCCAGTAACGCGTGTGTTGTGAGTCGGTGCATCGCGGAGTGGCTGCGTGGCGAAGTGCTCTCGAACCAGTTCCTCCCAGTCGGCGTCAATGCGGTTGAGCGGGTTTTCGATCATTCCATTTCAGTCGGATAACGGTTCGCATCAGCGGGCGTCGGGAGTAATCTTGCAAGCAGAGAAAGCCGCGGACCACCGACGCTCCGTTGCATGCGTTGGTTATCCGCGATTATGGATGCGAGGCGGACCGCCAGCGAGCATGGGCCGCGCGAGCGGAAAACAACGACGGAACGTCGCCACGCTTGGTTGGGCATGGGCTGCGCGAGCAGAAGATAACGGCGGGACGCCGCCA containing:
- a CDS encoding S1 domain-containing protein; amino-acid sequence: MIENPLNRIDADWEELVREHFATQPLRDAPTHNTRVTGIVIANAPNGVLVDIGIGVPALLDNLTITDDAPSDTIPHWTKPIGATIVARVGDDSLPMLRLHQYNDDWTPMKPPSDMVDGG